Below is a genomic region from Candidatus Methylomirabilis sp..
GGAGCTGCTTGCCGAGCTGGCGGCGAAGACCCAGAAGGGGGTAGGCCACGTAACGACCCGCCAGAACATCCAGCTCCACTTCATCAAGCTCGATCAGGTCGCAGGGCTGATGAGGAGCCTGGCCTCGGTCGGGCTGACGACCCGAGAGGCCTGCGGCAATACCGTTCGCAACGTGACGATCGGGCACTGTGCCGGTGTCTGTCCTCAAGAAGTCTTCGACGTGACCCCGTATGCCGCGACGATTGCGCGATTTCTCCTGCGCAATCCGATGAATCAGAATCTGCCCAGGAAGTTTAAAATCGCATTCTCCGGCTGCCCCGATGATCTTGGTCTCACCCCCATCCAGGACATCGGGGCTCGTGCCGTGCTCCGATCTACGGCAGGTAAGGAGGAACGGGGTTTTCAGCTGTATGTCGGGGGCGGCCTCGGCCCCATGCCACGCCTTGCGGACCTGCTCGAGGAGTTCACGCCGGCGGATCGGCTCCTGCCGACCGTAGCTGCCATCGTGCGCGTGTTCGATCGCCTCGGGAACCGTGACGATCGGCACAAGGCCAGGATGAAGTTCGTACTGAACAAGCTGGGGATCGAGCAGTTTCGAACGCTGGTATTTCAGGAGCGGACCGGCCTCGATTCAACCATGGCCGGACAGTTCCCTTCTCTTGTCGTGTGGGAGGAGGCCCCGTCTCCTCGCACATTGTCTGCTTCGGCGGGTCTCCCCATAGAGTCTGACGATCCCGCCTATCGGCGGTGGCGGGCCACCAATCTGCTTCCGCAGAAGCAGGCCGGGTACGCCATGGTCCACGTCCGCCTCGAACTTGGGGACATCACTGCGGTACAGCTCAGAACGCTGGCCTTTGCGGCGCGTGAGTTCGGCGATGGCACAGTCCGCAGCACGAACCAGCAGAACTTCGTCCTCAGGTGGATTCTCTCCGAGCGTCTTCCTGCGCTCTACCGGCTGCTGAGCGCCGTCGGTTTGGCTGCCCCATCCGCTGAGCGATTGGCAGATGTGACCGCGTGTCCGGGCGCCGATACATGCCAGCTTGGCATCACCTCCTCTTACGGCCTGGCGGCTTCCCTGGGAGCCCTCTTCGACGATGAACTGAGGGATCTGGCGGACGAAACGGGGATTCGGATCAAGATCTCCGCCTGCCCGAACTCCTGTGGCCAGCATCACCTTGCGAATATCGGGTTTTATGGTGGGGCCAAAAAGTTCAACGGCCGCCAGGTACCTACCTACGAGATGTTGTTAGGCGCGAGGTTGGCGCCAGGCCAGGCGCGCTACGGTAAGCCGGTGGCGCGAGTTCCGGCAAAGAATATCCCGGCCGCGGTAGAGGCGGTCCTCCGTCTGTATCAGAAAGAGCGACAGGATGGCGAATCGTTCAACAACTTTCTGGATCGCTATGGGCTGGAGTCGGTGAAGACTGTCCTGGCGCCGTTCACAGAACTGCCGCCGGCCTCTGAGGCGCCGGATTACTATCTCGACTATAATGCTGAAGAGGCGTTTTCCATCCAGACCGGGCCTGGCGAGTGCGCTGCGTAGTCGTCGGATCAAGAGATCGCTGCGGTGGATTGGGAAGATCGGTAGAAAAAATGAGAGGAGATGGAATGAGGAGACAGATCGTTACGCTGGTCCCATGGATAACCGGACTGGCCTTAGCAGTAGGAATGACGTGGATCGGCCAGGCTCACGCCTACGAAGTATGGGTGACGAATCAGGAAGACCATACCGTCACCGTGATTGATAGCGAGACCAATACGGTTCTCGATACAATTACCCCCGGCGGCAAGAAGCCCCATAACATCGCCTTTTCGCCTGATGGCGCCTACGCCTATGTCGCGAATGCCGGGTCTAATGACGTACACATGATCGAGACAAAAACGAGAAAGGTAGCTGCGGCATTTCCCGCCGGGACGAAGGCGCATGGCCCTGCTGTCACACCCGATGGGCAGCAGCTCTGGGTGGCGAACCCGGGGTCAAACGATGTGACGGTGATTGATCTTCAACTCCGGAAAGCGATCGACACGATCCCAGTCGGGAAGGCCCCCGCGCTCGTGGTCTTTGATCCGAAAGGCGCGAGCGCCTTTGTGAGCAACGGGGGATCCGGGGATCTTTCCGTGATCGATGTGAAGAGCCGGAAGATCGTCAGCACCATCGAGGCAGGCAAGGGCGCCATGGGGACAGACATCACATGGGACGGGAAGCTCCTGCTGGTTACGGCGGGGGATGTCGATCGAATCGACGTGATTGATGCGATGAGTCACCATGTCAAGGCGAGGATTCCACGGGAGGGTGAACCGCATGGCCTTGTACTGTCGCCTGATGGGAAGCGGGCGTATACCGTGAGCCGCAAGGCGAATGTGGTGTCTGTGATCGATTGCAAACAGCTCAATATTATAAGAGATATCCCAGCAGGCAAGCGGATCGATATCATCACGATCACGCCGGACGGCCGTCGCCTCTATGTGACCAGTCGCGACACCAATACCGTGATTGCCATCGATACGTTGACGGAAAAGATTGTTGCTGAGATTCCGGTAGGAAAAGACCCGCACGGGATCGCTGTGCTTCCTGCGAGTCATCACTGAGATAGCGATAGATCGGTTGGTCGCACTGACATGATTGCGATCTTGTGTGTAATAGAGCGAAGTATTTCACGCGTGTTGGTATGTTCCAATAAGGAGGAATGATGGAAAGGCAATCGGGAATTCAGAGCATTGATAGAGGAGGTCGGGTCCTCTCGGCGGAGAAGATTGCCGAGTTGAATGAGCGATTCCGGGCTGCCAAGCCTGAGGTGGTGCTTCAGTGGGCCATTGATACCTTTGCTCCTAAAGTGGCACTCGCCAGCAGTTTTGGGGCCGAGGATATGGTGTTGATCGATATGCTGTCGAAGCTTCAACCGCCGATTACGATCTTTACCCTGGACACCGGTCGGTTGCATGAGGAGACGTACGACGTGATGGAGCGGACCCGGGAACGGTACAAGGTGGCGATTGAGAGCTACTTCCCGGGACGAGACGCCGTAGAGGCGCTGGAGCGGGAGCGCGGATTTTATTCCTTCCGGCAGAGTGTCGAGGAGCGGAAGTATTGCTGTCGCGTTCGAAAGGTGGAGCCGCTCGGTCTGGCCCTCAAGAACGTTGATGCGTGGATCACCGGGCTCCGGCGGGAGCAGGCAGCGACCCGCACCGGCATCGATGTCGTCGAGATCGATGCGAGCCATGGCTCAATCGTCAAAATCAATCCGCTCGTCGAATGGACCGAGCCGCAGGTCTGGGCGTATATCCGCGAGCACCATGTGCCCTATAACGCTCTGCATGACCAGGGATTCCCCAG
It encodes:
- a CDS encoding nitrite/sulfite reductase, whose product is MMRDTNESEKANLANGPSWASEEEIDTFDQFVHRFWNGEISPDEFKRFRLQNGIYGQRQEGEQMFRIKIPWGGLSAAQLELLAELAAKTQKGVGHVTTRQNIQLHFIKLDQVAGLMRSLASVGLTTREACGNTVRNVTIGHCAGVCPQEVFDVTPYAATIARFLLRNPMNQNLPRKFKIAFSGCPDDLGLTPIQDIGARAVLRSTAGKEERGFQLYVGGGLGPMPRLADLLEEFTPADRLLPTVAAIVRVFDRLGNRDDRHKARMKFVLNKLGIEQFRTLVFQERTGLDSTMAGQFPSLVVWEEAPSPRTLSASAGLPIESDDPAYRRWRATNLLPQKQAGYAMVHVRLELGDITAVQLRTLAFAAREFGDGTVRSTNQQNFVLRWILSERLPALYRLLSAVGLAAPSAERLADVTACPGADTCQLGITSSYGLAASLGALFDDELRDLADETGIRIKISACPNSCGQHHLANIGFYGGAKKFNGRQVPTYEMLLGARLAPGQARYGKPVARVPAKNIPAAVEAVLRLYQKERQDGESFNNFLDRYGLESVKTVLAPFTELPPASEAPDYYLDYNAEEAFSIQTGPGECAA
- a CDS encoding beta-propeller fold lactonase family protein; amino-acid sequence: MRRQIVTLVPWITGLALAVGMTWIGQAHAYEVWVTNQEDHTVTVIDSETNTVLDTITPGGKKPHNIAFSPDGAYAYVANAGSNDVHMIETKTRKVAAAFPAGTKAHGPAVTPDGQQLWVANPGSNDVTVIDLQLRKAIDTIPVGKAPALVVFDPKGASAFVSNGGSGDLSVIDVKSRKIVSTIEAGKGAMGTDITWDGKLLLVTAGDVDRIDVIDAMSHHVKARIPREGEPHGLVLSPDGKRAYTVSRKANVVSVIDCKQLNIIRDIPAGKRIDIITITPDGRRLYVTSRDTNTVIAIDTLTEKIVAEIPVGKDPHGIAVLPASHH
- a CDS encoding phosphoadenylyl-sulfate reductase encodes the protein MERQSGIQSIDRGGRVLSAEKIAELNERFRAAKPEVVLQWAIDTFAPKVALASSFGAEDMVLIDMLSKLQPPITIFTLDTGRLHEETYDVMERTRERYKVAIESYFPGRDAVEALERERGFYSFRQSVEERKYCCRVRKVEPLGLALKNVDAWITGLRREQAATRTGIDVVEIDASHGSIVKINPLVEWTEPQVWAYIREHHVPYNALHDQGFPSIGCSPCTRAIKPGEDVRAGRWWWENPETKECGLHLDSKQGAHGTGH